One Anas platyrhynchos isolate ZD024472 breed Pekin duck chromosome 10, IASCAAS_PekinDuck_T2T, whole genome shotgun sequence genomic window carries:
- the LOC119717941 gene encoding uncharacterized protein isoform X1, with product MKPIVQRRRSTPSAITKALSKSKYHSRETTLSSSHSDNGLPSWMFSSPGSTFILDERVQLTVGLQTQERHLILFSDMLIIAKSKSSASLKLKKQVHLSEVWTGTCLSEVTEKKMSPENSFVIGWPIINYVVTFSSADVKERWLSALLWHISEIKQNEYLKNLTLQIFVLDADSCSSTTAVNVSNVETAESVMKKTLLQIGLPGRTNDHHLWVISGKDEPAYPLIGHEHPFSIALNCLRDSVDQQQGTNNNTLLADGSEASFLEQLPKEKQCQFVLKPRLQVPLQLKRESLQKHTKRKKSLIDWALRRSTSTPTDSPPSQSPTTPRKLFGLSLSSVCPDGILPKPIMDMLLLLYHEGPSTRGIFRRSANAKTCKELKEKLNSGDDVQVDGESVFVAAAVITDFLRNIPDSVLSSDMHGLWMEAVDTENRAHKIEAIKSLVNQLPDANLILLRHLFGVLHHIEQNSGVNQMNAFNLALCIAPNMLWLPSPTGPEEESRSTKKVAMLVQFLIENSAEIFGGDIASLFQRSDKKESKNSEESLGIGLAQNDDSSDELEFSACDPERPKHCLVPETDAIFEQSSSLLLDEEQEDWDLFSEITACYQSKVQNNTSADSYDLLEEEGSFCSIGSIRSLSPARDRCSSEPSVCLSSQLPAQSHEPVARQSSCDATIMHSHTDCIHRLKQLQVESQKLIDEGLSPGGNKVRQNLWQSPQTSSRVKKSSLSNRSSFSSLSSTTTSPSASSLSSLDSAFSYCSESSAVSPTDGSSLPFMFGTSARLHAVSPKIAKRSPKEWHKSFTSPMPLHLCDLDSFNECEPKALDSSHFGGERKSSASVSRAAVGSPLTNTDWEKEERQLSCAGGSGPGLRSQDCAKELEQTPEPSTGSPTGEKFPPISQQQHREKAVKHIEIKSIDDCPPSQESLKRTKITFYMAPDKESCQASPVEEECSKANTSSSNSPSSSNEQSLSKSLQTVRVHIPQTVFYGQNTPLVLQSTSRRHHHEPTILSLQAERKESPQSSSTPSELESKPLEVVQAPVQSRGFNTFSHTIRIILPASIRNTVREYFKHDETKTCPMAEAEAVENELLRSRMQWLRSQPPAEVTTEECDAVAFAEETLV from the exons GGAAACTACCCTCTCCTCTTCCCATTCAGACAATGGGCTGCCAAGTTGGATGTTCAGCAGCCCAGGCTCCACTTTCATCCTGGATGAGCGAGTACAGCTAACTGTGGGCTTACAGACCCAGGAGAGACATTTGATCTTGTTCAGTGACATGCTGATCATCGCCAAGTCCAA GTCTTCTGCCAGCCTGAAGCTGAAAAAGCAGGTACATCTGAGTGAAGTGTGGACTGGCACCTGTCTCAGTGAAGTGACAGAGAAAAAGATGAGTCCTGAGAATTCGTTTGTCATCGGCTGGCCTATCATCAACTATGTTGTCACCTTCAG CTCAGCTGACGTGAAGGAACGATGGCTGTCTGCGTTACTATG GCATATCAGTGAGATAAAACAGAATGAATATCTGAAGAATCTAACCCTTCAAATCTTTGTGCTGGATGCTGATAGCTGTTCTTCT ACCACTGCAGTCAATGTGTCCAATGTGGAAACTGCAGAGAGTGTGATGAAGAAGACACTTCTACAGATTGGACTTCCT GGCAGGACAAATGACCATCATCTCTGGGTGATCTCAGGAAAAGATGAGCCTGCTTACCCTCTCATTG GGCACGAGCATCCTTTCAGCATCGCATTGAACTGTCTCCGAGATTCTGTTGACCAGCAACAAGGAACCAACAATAACACCCTGCTGGCTGATGGGTCAGAAGCCTCCTTCCTTGAGCAgcttccaaaagaaaaacagtgtcAGTTTGTCCTGAAACCCAGGCTCCAAGTTCCATTGCAGCTGAAGAGAG AGTCACTGCAGAAACACACCAAGAGGAAGAAGTCATTGATTGACTGGGCCCTGCGCCGTAGCACCAGCACACCCACAGACAGCCCTCCTTCACAGTCGCCTACCACCCCACGGAAGCTCTTTGGCCTGTCTCTATCCTCTGTCTGTCCTGATGGGATCCTTCCCAAGCCAATCATG GATATGCTGCTCCTGCTGTACCATGAAGGTCCCTCCACTAGGGGCATTTTCAGACGTTCTGCCAATGCCAAGACTTGCAAGGAATTGAAAGAGAAGCTGAACTCTGGAGATGATGTCCAGGTGGATGGAGAGTCAGTCTTTGTGGCTGCAGCTGTCATCACG GATTTTCTCCGAAATATACCTGACAGTGTTCTATCCTCAGACATGCACGGACTGTGGATGGAAGCTGTGGATACAGAAAATCGGGCACATAAAATTGAAGCTATCAAAAG CCTAGTCAATCAGCTCCCAGACGCCAACCTCATCTTACTCAGACACCTCTTTGGAGTTCTTCATCACATTGAGCAGAATTCTGGTGTGAATCAGATGAATGCCTTTAACCTGGCTCTTTGTATAGCACCCAATATGCTGTGGCTACCTAGTCCCACTGGGCCTGAGGAGGAGAGCAGGTCTACAAAGAAG GTAGCTATGTTAGTGCAGTTTCTGATTGAAAACTCAGCAGAGATTTTTGGAGGTGACATTGCTTCCTTGTTTCAAAGATCAGACAAAAAGGAGTCCAAAAACTCTGAGGAATCTCTGG GCATAGGCTTGGCTCAGAATGATGATTCCTCCGATGAGCTGGAATTTTCTGCTTGTGACCCAGAAAGACCAAAGCATTGTCTGGTACCTGAAACAGATGCCATTTTTGAACAGTCTAGCAGCTTGTTACTCGATGAAGAGCAAGAAGACTGGGACTTGTTCAGTGAGATCACAGCCTGCTACCAAAGCAAAGTCCAGAATAACACCAGTGCGGATAGCTATGACCTCCTAGAAGAGGAGGGCTCTTTCTGCTCCATTGGCTCAATACGCTCACTCAGCCCAGCCAGGGACCGGTGCTCGTCAGAGCCCAGTGTCTGCCTTAGCTCCCAGCTTCCTGCTCAGAGCCATGAGCCCGTGGCTCGCCAGTCTAGCTGTGATGCAACCATCATGCACAGCCATACAGACTGCATCCACAGGCTCAAGCAACTACAGGTGGAGAGCCAGAAGTTGATTGATGAAGGCCTAAGCCCTGGGGGTAATAAGGTCAGGCAGAATTTGTGGCAGTCACCTCAGACCAGCTCTAGGGTGAAGAAATCCAGCCTGTCCAACAGGTCCAGCTTCTCTAGTCTGTCCTCCACCACCACATCCCCATCTGCCTCTTCACTTAGCTCCTTAGACAGTGCTTTCTCCTACTGCTCAGAGTCATCAGCTGTTAGTCCTACAGATGGCTCGTCCCTGCCATTCATGTTTGGCACATCTGCCAGACTTCATGCTGTGTCTCCCAAGATTGCCAAGAGATCTCCAAAAGAGTGGCACAAGTCTTTCACCTCGCCTATGCCTTTACATCTGTGTGACCTTGACAGTTTCAATGAGTGTGAACCCAAGGCTTTAGACAGCAGCCATTttgggggggagaggaaaagtTCTGCATctgtcagcagagctgcagtgggaAGCCCACTAACCAACACTGACTGGGAAAAAGAGGAGAGACAGCTGAGTTGTGCAGGGGGCTCTGGACCAGGGCTCAGAAGCCAGGATTGTGCCAAGGAGCTAGAACAAACTCCCGAGCCCTCAACTGGCAGCCCAACCGGTGAGAAATTCCCACCGATCAGccaacagcagcacagggagaagGCAGTGAAGCACATTGAAATCAAAAGCATTGATGACTGCCCTCCAAGTCAGGAAAGCCTGAAGCGCACCAAGATAACCTTTTACATGGCCCCAGATAAAGAAAGCTGTCAGGCGTCTCCAGTGGAAGAGGAGTGTTCCAAGGCaaacaccagcagcagcaactcACCCAGTAGCAGCAATGAGCAAAGCCTGTCTAAGAGCTTGCAGACTGTGAGAGTCCATATCCCCCAGACAGTTTTCTATGGGCAGAATACCCCCCTTGTCCTGCAGTCCACCTCCAGGCGACACCACCATGAACCAACAATCCTGTCCTTACAGGCAGAGCGCAAAGAGAGTCCCCAAAGTTCCTCCACTCCCAGTGAGCTGGAGAGCAAGCCACTGGAAGTGGTGCAGGCACCAGTCCAGAGTAGGGGCTTCAACACATTCAGCCACACTATCCGTATCATCCTCCCTGCCTCCATTCGAAACACTGTCAGGGAATATTTCAAACACGATGAAACCAAGACCTGTCCCATGGCTGAGGCAGAAGCAGTGGAAAATGAACTTCTTCGGAGCAGGATGCAGTGGCTCAGGAGCCAGCCACCGGCAGAAGTGACCACGGAGGAGTGTGATGCAGTTGCATTTGCAGAAGAGACACTTGTCTAG
- the LOC119717941 gene encoding uncharacterized protein isoform X2, with the protein MKKTLLQIGLPGRTNDHHLWVISGKDEPAYPLIGHEHPFSIALNCLRDSVDQQQGTNNNTLLADGSEASFLEQLPKEKQCQFVLKPRLQVPLQLKRESLQKHTKRKKSLIDWALRRSTSTPTDSPPSQSPTTPRKLFGLSLSSVCPDGILPKPIMDMLLLLYHEGPSTRGIFRRSANAKTCKELKEKLNSGDDVQVDGESVFVAAAVITDFLRNIPDSVLSSDMHGLWMEAVDTENRAHKIEAIKSLVNQLPDANLILLRHLFGVLHHIEQNSGVNQMNAFNLALCIAPNMLWLPSPTGPEEESRSTKKVAMLVQFLIENSAEIFGGDIASLFQRSDKKESKNSEESLGIGLAQNDDSSDELEFSACDPERPKHCLVPETDAIFEQSSSLLLDEEQEDWDLFSEITACYQSKVQNNTSADSYDLLEEEGSFCSIGSIRSLSPARDRCSSEPSVCLSSQLPAQSHEPVARQSSCDATIMHSHTDCIHRLKQLQVESQKLIDEGLSPGGNKVRQNLWQSPQTSSRVKKSSLSNRSSFSSLSSTTTSPSASSLSSLDSAFSYCSESSAVSPTDGSSLPFMFGTSARLHAVSPKIAKRSPKEWHKSFTSPMPLHLCDLDSFNECEPKALDSSHFGGERKSSASVSRAAVGSPLTNTDWEKEERQLSCAGGSGPGLRSQDCAKELEQTPEPSTGSPTGEKFPPISQQQHREKAVKHIEIKSIDDCPPSQESLKRTKITFYMAPDKESCQASPVEEECSKANTSSSNSPSSSNEQSLSKSLQTVRVHIPQTVFYGQNTPLVLQSTSRRHHHEPTILSLQAERKESPQSSSTPSELESKPLEVVQAPVQSRGFNTFSHTIRIILPASIRNTVREYFKHDETKTCPMAEAEAVENELLRSRMQWLRSQPPAEVTTEECDAVAFAEETLV; encoded by the exons ATGAAGAAGACACTTCTACAGATTGGACTTCCT GGCAGGACAAATGACCATCATCTCTGGGTGATCTCAGGAAAAGATGAGCCTGCTTACCCTCTCATTG GGCACGAGCATCCTTTCAGCATCGCATTGAACTGTCTCCGAGATTCTGTTGACCAGCAACAAGGAACCAACAATAACACCCTGCTGGCTGATGGGTCAGAAGCCTCCTTCCTTGAGCAgcttccaaaagaaaaacagtgtcAGTTTGTCCTGAAACCCAGGCTCCAAGTTCCATTGCAGCTGAAGAGAG AGTCACTGCAGAAACACACCAAGAGGAAGAAGTCATTGATTGACTGGGCCCTGCGCCGTAGCACCAGCACACCCACAGACAGCCCTCCTTCACAGTCGCCTACCACCCCACGGAAGCTCTTTGGCCTGTCTCTATCCTCTGTCTGTCCTGATGGGATCCTTCCCAAGCCAATCATG GATATGCTGCTCCTGCTGTACCATGAAGGTCCCTCCACTAGGGGCATTTTCAGACGTTCTGCCAATGCCAAGACTTGCAAGGAATTGAAAGAGAAGCTGAACTCTGGAGATGATGTCCAGGTGGATGGAGAGTCAGTCTTTGTGGCTGCAGCTGTCATCACG GATTTTCTCCGAAATATACCTGACAGTGTTCTATCCTCAGACATGCACGGACTGTGGATGGAAGCTGTGGATACAGAAAATCGGGCACATAAAATTGAAGCTATCAAAAG CCTAGTCAATCAGCTCCCAGACGCCAACCTCATCTTACTCAGACACCTCTTTGGAGTTCTTCATCACATTGAGCAGAATTCTGGTGTGAATCAGATGAATGCCTTTAACCTGGCTCTTTGTATAGCACCCAATATGCTGTGGCTACCTAGTCCCACTGGGCCTGAGGAGGAGAGCAGGTCTACAAAGAAG GTAGCTATGTTAGTGCAGTTTCTGATTGAAAACTCAGCAGAGATTTTTGGAGGTGACATTGCTTCCTTGTTTCAAAGATCAGACAAAAAGGAGTCCAAAAACTCTGAGGAATCTCTGG GCATAGGCTTGGCTCAGAATGATGATTCCTCCGATGAGCTGGAATTTTCTGCTTGTGACCCAGAAAGACCAAAGCATTGTCTGGTACCTGAAACAGATGCCATTTTTGAACAGTCTAGCAGCTTGTTACTCGATGAAGAGCAAGAAGACTGGGACTTGTTCAGTGAGATCACAGCCTGCTACCAAAGCAAAGTCCAGAATAACACCAGTGCGGATAGCTATGACCTCCTAGAAGAGGAGGGCTCTTTCTGCTCCATTGGCTCAATACGCTCACTCAGCCCAGCCAGGGACCGGTGCTCGTCAGAGCCCAGTGTCTGCCTTAGCTCCCAGCTTCCTGCTCAGAGCCATGAGCCCGTGGCTCGCCAGTCTAGCTGTGATGCAACCATCATGCACAGCCATACAGACTGCATCCACAGGCTCAAGCAACTACAGGTGGAGAGCCAGAAGTTGATTGATGAAGGCCTAAGCCCTGGGGGTAATAAGGTCAGGCAGAATTTGTGGCAGTCACCTCAGACCAGCTCTAGGGTGAAGAAATCCAGCCTGTCCAACAGGTCCAGCTTCTCTAGTCTGTCCTCCACCACCACATCCCCATCTGCCTCTTCACTTAGCTCCTTAGACAGTGCTTTCTCCTACTGCTCAGAGTCATCAGCTGTTAGTCCTACAGATGGCTCGTCCCTGCCATTCATGTTTGGCACATCTGCCAGACTTCATGCTGTGTCTCCCAAGATTGCCAAGAGATCTCCAAAAGAGTGGCACAAGTCTTTCACCTCGCCTATGCCTTTACATCTGTGTGACCTTGACAGTTTCAATGAGTGTGAACCCAAGGCTTTAGACAGCAGCCATTttgggggggagaggaaaagtTCTGCATctgtcagcagagctgcagtgggaAGCCCACTAACCAACACTGACTGGGAAAAAGAGGAGAGACAGCTGAGTTGTGCAGGGGGCTCTGGACCAGGGCTCAGAAGCCAGGATTGTGCCAAGGAGCTAGAACAAACTCCCGAGCCCTCAACTGGCAGCCCAACCGGTGAGAAATTCCCACCGATCAGccaacagcagcacagggagaagGCAGTGAAGCACATTGAAATCAAAAGCATTGATGACTGCCCTCCAAGTCAGGAAAGCCTGAAGCGCACCAAGATAACCTTTTACATGGCCCCAGATAAAGAAAGCTGTCAGGCGTCTCCAGTGGAAGAGGAGTGTTCCAAGGCaaacaccagcagcagcaactcACCCAGTAGCAGCAATGAGCAAAGCCTGTCTAAGAGCTTGCAGACTGTGAGAGTCCATATCCCCCAGACAGTTTTCTATGGGCAGAATACCCCCCTTGTCCTGCAGTCCACCTCCAGGCGACACCACCATGAACCAACAATCCTGTCCTTACAGGCAGAGCGCAAAGAGAGTCCCCAAAGTTCCTCCACTCCCAGTGAGCTGGAGAGCAAGCCACTGGAAGTGGTGCAGGCACCAGTCCAGAGTAGGGGCTTCAACACATTCAGCCACACTATCCGTATCATCCTCCCTGCCTCCATTCGAAACACTGTCAGGGAATATTTCAAACACGATGAAACCAAGACCTGTCCCATGGCTGAGGCAGAAGCAGTGGAAAATGAACTTCTTCGGAGCAGGATGCAGTGGCTCAGGAGCCAGCCACCGGCAGAAGTGACCACGGAGGAGTGTGATGCAGTTGCATTTGCAGAAGAGACACTTGTCTAG